A region of Necator americanus strain Aroian chromosome I, whole genome shotgun sequence DNA encodes the following proteins:
- a CDS encoding hypothetical protein (NECATOR_CHRI.G2021.T1) — MERLECTERKLLRRLLGYFWLRVCHNEDLYAEIDVVYRSMTRGKYQHLAPPSQAAKVNRLRFFGHILRRPADRLVLRVLKSSSGSSWRKPPGRKRKFWIEVVKKDLRTLGADRQFRRDVRFRRTWNSDEWIDSVQALAEDREGWAELCLRTAHLGEDASNRVRR, encoded by the coding sequence atggagaggcttgagtgcacggaacgaaagctgcttagacggctacttgggtACTTTTGGcttagggtatgccacaatgaagatctttacgcagaaattgatgtggtttaccggagcatgacacgtggaaaatatCAACACCTTGCACCGCCTTCGCaagcggctaaagtaaatcgtcttcgcttctttggccatatattaaggagaccggcagatcgccttgtcttacgagttctgaagagttcgtcgggttcgagctggaggaagccacctggccgaaaacggaagttctggattgAGGTGGTAAAAAAGGACCTGAGGACGCTCGGCgcggataggcagttcaggcgagacgtaaggtttcgcagaacatggaatagcgacgaatggattgattctgtgcaagctctcgcagaagatcgagaaggttgggcagagctgtgtttaaggacggcacacctcggcgaagatgcgagtaatcgcgtcaggcgatga
- a CDS encoding hypothetical protein (NECATOR_CHRI.G2022.T1) — protein sequence MYKVLERIILDRLIKHREQPTRDEQAGFRPGRSTIDQVFIVRRVIEIWQRYSKPMQLAFLDFEAAFNSPHRFRHRRNYAKNSRPVSCRHCLSTIRMPLTDLEYADDVVIFAESSTKLQHVVTLVSKLAAAYRLGLCLDKCKQI from the coding sequence atgtacaaggtactggagcgcattatcctggaccgactcattaaacatcgcgaacaaccaacgcgcgacgagcaagctggctttcgtcctggccgatctacgatagatcaggtgttcatcgtcaggagagtgatcgaaatctggcagcggtattcgaagcctatgcaactagcgtttctggactttgaagccgcgttcaaCTCTCCTCACCGATTCCGCCATCGACGaaattatgcgaagaacagtcgaccagtgtcctgccgacattgtcttagcaccataaGGAtgcccttgactgacctcgagtacgccgacgatgttgttatattcgcagaaagcagtacgaaacttcaacatgttgtcacgcttgtatcgaagctggctgcagcctaccGACTAGGCCTATGccttgataaatgcaagcagatatga
- a CDS encoding hypothetical protein (NECATOR_CHRI.G2023.T1), which yields MCPGGFNQEKRLRRKLRRQLKQDRDNEWMSRAVELEKAWESLCSTKTTLLNRLAPSAPELEHGHRTTYAVNEEPPTESEVLLCIQKMKNGKE from the exons atgtgcccTGGTGGCTTCAACCaagaaaagcgtcttagaaggaagttgcgtcgtcaactgaaACAAGACCGCGACAACGAGTGGATGTCAAGAGCGGTGGAgcttgagaaggcgtgggaaagcctatgctctactaaaaca accttgctgaaccggttagcaccgtcagctcctgaactcgaacacggtCATAGaacgacatatgcggttaacgaggagccaccgaccgagtcggaggtcctgctctgtattcagaaaatgaagaatggaaaagaatga
- a CDS encoding hypothetical protein (NECATOR_CHRI.G2024.T1) encodes MAHNLKGQLPEWNMKSLATTIRFVTLNCRILSSELQQAALSRLQRYLCVPFAALQETRMRDRPAISIENYIIYCGDAGENKAGDCVIAVRNDYKNQVEEFGSTSSRCAFLRLRDRRGRKL; translated from the coding sequence AtggcccataacctgaaaggtcaactgcctgaatggaacatgaaatctttggcaacaaccattcgtttcgtcacgctgaactgccgaatattatcgagtgaactccaacaagccgctctatccagacttcagcgatatctctgtgtgccttttgctgcactgcaggaaacacgcatgagagatcggcccgccatcagcatcgaaaattacatcatatactgcggcgatgctggtGAGAACAAAGCAGGTGACTGCgtgatagctgtgaggaacgattacaagaatcaggtggaggaatttggctcaacgtcgtctagatgcgcctttctacgactgcgggatcgcagaggacgtaaactctag
- a CDS encoding hypothetical protein (NECATOR_CHRI.G2025.T1) gives MDDPGILLLMTASVAMRNVCAPHTPPCLRFVRMGSKTRRDMIASVPNPREVFRSDEFLVQLAQPSTVRFSPFEHAPVEERRERFREAIAQRKLALVDFESFPFLFNGVLCTARGHMDSNLLTGRVQFRLSEETNTARDGNETWSPEQINNLRTMGLPL, from the exons atggACGACCCTGGAATACTTCttcttatgacggcttctgttgcaatgcgcaacgtttgcgctccgCACACTCCGCcctgcctgcgattcgtccgaatgggttctAAGACGAGACGag ATATGATCGCTTCTGTGCCAAATCCCAGAGAAGTGTTTCGAAGCGATGAATTTCTTGTACAACTAGCACAACCATCGACCGTTCGATTTTCACCATTCGAACATGCACCTGTTGAAGAACGACGTGAAAGGTTTCGTGAAGCGATAGCTCAGCGAAAACTCGCActg GTAGACTTCGAGTCGTTTCCGTTTCTGTTCAACGGCGTTCTCTGTACTGCTCGAGGCCATATGGATTCAAATTTACTGACTGGTCGAGTGCAATTTCGACTTAGTGAAG AAACAAATACAGCACGTGATGGGAACGAAACTTGGTCGCCTGAGCAAATTAATAATCTACGAACTATGGGTTTACCTTTGTGA
- a CDS encoding hypothetical protein (NECATOR_CHRI.G2025.T2) encodes MIASVPNPREVFRSDEFLVQLAQPSTVRFSPFEHAPVEERRERFREAIAQRKLALVDFESFPFLFNGVLCTARGHMDSNLLTGRVQFRLSEETNTARDGNETWSPEQINNLRTMGLPL; translated from the exons ATGATCGCTTCTGTGCCAAATCCCAGAGAAGTGTTTCGAAGCGATGAATTTCTTGTACAACTAGCACAACCATCGACCGTTCGATTTTCACCATTCGAACATGCACCTGTTGAAGAACGACGTGAAAGGTTTCGTGAAGCGATAGCTCAGCGAAAACTCGCActg GTAGACTTCGAGTCGTTTCCGTTTCTGTTCAACGGCGTTCTCTGTACTGCTCGAGGCCATATGGATTCAAATTTACTGACTGGTCGAGTGCAATTTCGACTTAGTGAAG AAACAAATACAGCACGTGATGGGAACGAAACTTGGTCGCCTGAGCAAATTAATAATCTACGAACTATGGGTTTACCTTTGTGA
- a CDS encoding hypothetical protein (NECATOR_CHRI.G2026.T2), which yields MPCAFTHHNDRDELRQIQQSFSASPKFLYFYLSIKIELDRLYPGAELDLYSCCSGNGTYWFMSKRFEYVELNEVGLAYEGEFDAEQFTKAFAMFLDVSNIFPSPIVFVGEKMLVDEMEKFLQNRSHNFSGSAHPTLVFYMTEAQMEAVKNVELPQLPDGYEIGSADPLKDSETITSHWRHAKKGDIEETRTKLTCLPSSCIRYQGKPVAFEMMSQSGSLNHLFVVEEHRRKGLGQIVELDLSQKAIRFGLKVCKYVEPFNKSLIDSTTRSPYWTRAKHDNGDDLINVYYVLRFE from the exons ATGCCCTGTGCGTTCACACATCATAATGATCGCGATGAATTGCGGCAGATACAACAATCTTTCTCTGCAAGTCCAAAATTCCTCTACTTTTATCTTTCCATCAAGATTGAACTGGATCGACTTTATCCGGGTGCAGAACTTGACCTATATTCCTGCTGCTCAGGAAATGGAACCTACTGGTTTATGTCAAAGCGTTTTGAATACGTTGAGCT GAATGAAGTCGGCTTGGCATACGAAGGTGAATTTGATGCAGAACAATTCACTAAAGCATTCGCTATGTTTCTGGATGTTAGCAACATATTTCCCAGTCCAATTGTATTTGTTGGCGAAAAGATGCTCGTGGATGAA ATGGAGAAGTTCCTACAAAACCGTTCGCACAATTTTTCGGGAAGTGCACATCCCACACTTGTTTTCTACATGACAGAAGCTCAAATGGAAGCCGTCAAAAATGTTGAGCTACCTCAGTTACCGGATGGGTATGAAATAG GGTCAGCGGATCCGCTCAAAGATAGCGAAACTATCACTTCTCATTGGCGACACGCTAAAAAAGGTGACATAGAAGAGACACG GACGAAATTAACCTGTCTACCGTCCAGTTGCATTCGATACCAGGGAAAACCCGTCGCTTTCGAGATGATGTCTCAATCAGGATCGCTCAATCATCTCTTTGTGGTTGAGGAGCATCGACGAAAAGGTTTAGGACAAATTGTGGAGCTTGATCTAAGCCAAAAAGCAATAAG ATTTGGTTTGAAAGTGTGCAAATACGTCGAGCCGTTCAACAAATCGCTCATTGATTCCACAACTAGATCACCATATTGGACAAGAGCCAAGCACGATAACGGTGACGACCTTATAAATGTCTACTACGTTCTGAGATTTGAATAA
- a CDS encoding hypothetical protein (NECATOR_CHRI.G2026.T1) produces the protein MPCAFTHHNDRDELRQIQQSFSASPKFLYFYLSIKIELDRLYPGAELDLYSCCSGNGTYWFMSKRFEYVELNEVGLAYEGEFDAEQFTKAFAMFLDVSNIFPSPIVFVGEKMLVDEMEKFLQNRSHNFSGSAHPTLVFYMTEAQMEAVKNVELPQLPDGYEIGSADPLKDSETITSHWRHAKKGDIEETRCIRYQGKPVAFEMMSQSGSLNHLFVVEEHRRKGLGQIVELDLSQKAIRFGLKVCKYVEPFNKSLIDSTTRSPYWTRAKHDNGDDLINVYYVLRFE, from the exons ATGCCCTGTGCGTTCACACATCATAATGATCGCGATGAATTGCGGCAGATACAACAATCTTTCTCTGCAAGTCCAAAATTCCTCTACTTTTATCTTTCCATCAAGATTGAACTGGATCGACTTTATCCGGGTGCAGAACTTGACCTATATTCCTGCTGCTCAGGAAATGGAACCTACTGGTTTATGTCAAAGCGTTTTGAATACGTTGAGCT GAATGAAGTCGGCTTGGCATACGAAGGTGAATTTGATGCAGAACAATTCACTAAAGCATTCGCTATGTTTCTGGATGTTAGCAACATATTTCCCAGTCCAATTGTATTTGTTGGCGAAAAGATGCTCGTGGATGAA ATGGAGAAGTTCCTACAAAACCGTTCGCACAATTTTTCGGGAAGTGCACATCCCACACTTGTTTTCTACATGACAGAAGCTCAAATGGAAGCCGTCAAAAATGTTGAGCTACCTCAGTTACCGGATGGGTATGAAATAG GGTCAGCGGATCCGCTCAAAGATAGCGAAACTATCACTTCTCATTGGCGACACGCTAAAAAAGGTGACATAGAAGAGACACG TTGCATTCGATACCAGGGAAAACCCGTCGCTTTCGAGATGATGTCTCAATCAGGATCGCTCAATCATCTCTTTGTGGTTGAGGAGCATCGACGAAAAGGTTTAGGACAAATTGTGGAGCTTGATCTAAGCCAAAAAGCAATAAG ATTTGGTTTGAAAGTGTGCAAATACGTCGAGCCGTTCAACAAATCGCTCATTGATTCCACAACTAGATCACCATATTGGACAAGAGCCAAGCACGATAACGGTGACGACCTTATAAATGTCTACTACGTTCTGAGATTTGAATAA
- a CDS encoding hypothetical protein (NECATOR_CHRI.G2027.T1) has protein sequence MLLELLQVIAVLLTIITFSPACGGKKKAKPKTAPSLMSKPAPPGAPGAAPAGAPAAGAPGGAAAGGKEEKKEGEAKPDDKKSGEAEKKEEKKEEKKEEKKEEEKKEEKKEEKKEEKKEEKKEEKKEEEKKDEKKEEEKKEEKKEEKKEEEKKEEKKDEEKKEGSKAGEAPAEKKEGSKAEGPKEEKKEEEKKDEGSDAKDKKEEEKKE, from the exons ATGTTGCTCGAACTGCTGCAGGTCATCGCTGTTCTGCTTACAATCATCACATTTTCACCTGCATGtggaggaaagaagaaagc GAAACCGAAGACGGCACCTTCTCTAATGAGCAAGCCAGCGCCACCTGGCGCTCCGGGAGCGGCTCCTGCAGGAGCGCCAGCTGCTGGTGCTCCTGGTGGTGCAGCTGCTGGTGGcaaggaggagaagaag GAAGGCGAGGCCAAGCCAGATGACAAGAAATCTGGCGAAGCggagaagaaggaggagaagaaggaggagaagaaggaggaaaagaaggaagaagagaagaaggaagagaagaaagaggaaaagaaagaagagaagaaagaagagaagaaagaggagaagaaagaggaagaaaagaaagatgagaagaaagaagaagaaaagaaagaggagaagaaagaagaaaagaaagaagaagaaaagaaagaggagaagaaggac gaagagaaaaaggaaggttCGAAGGCAGGCGAAGCACCTGCCGAGAAGAAGGAAGGCTCCAAGGCTGAAGGTCCAAAA gaagaaaagaaagaggaggaaaagaag GATGAAGGATCTGATGCCAAAgacaagaaggaagaagaaaagaaggagtaG